Proteins from a genomic interval of Caldicellulosiruptor diazotrophicus:
- a CDS encoding WG repeat-containing protein: MFNRRPKIILLIIFLIISVSITKISLGFSNKIYIIVEPKHEGEVVWMGSNIGIYRSNGNKYGVFDIKSFKILIPAKYKEINCSFSDNLIEVKYKDKYGFVDKKTGEEIVAPKYDYIDYSDNFENLVPVIVNNKRGLVSKITGREVLPIKYDYDSFLGAFSDYNGSYLVEIKLNRKVGLVNKNGIEIIKPIYDEIRGIGEGDIATVTVNGLFGFVDVKNGKTLIEPRYNYAGVFSEGSAPVVDGISWFFIDKSGKVVIKLPYDRTLMGFVDSFHEGLAAFGIGWNNPKWGFY, encoded by the coding sequence ATGTTTAATAGAAGGCCAAAAATTATTTTATTAATAATATTCTTGATAATATCTGTATCAATAACCAAAATTAGTTTGGGATTTAGCAATAAAATTTATATAATAGTGGAACCAAAACATGAAGGTGAAGTAGTATGGATGGGGTCTAATATAGGTATATACAGGAGTAATGGTAATAAATATGGTGTTTTTGATATAAAAAGCTTTAAGATTCTTATACCTGCAAAATATAAAGAAATAAACTGTTCATTTAGTGATAATTTGATTGAGGTTAAGTACAAAGATAAATATGGCTTTGTGGATAAGAAAACAGGAGAAGAAATAGTTGCACCAAAATATGATTATATCGATTATAGTGACAATTTTGAAAATTTAGTACCTGTGATAGTAAACAATAAACGTGGATTGGTTAGTAAGATTACTGGTAGAGAAGTATTACCAATCAAATATGACTATGATTCTTTTCTTGGTGCTTTTTCTGACTATAATGGAAGTTATCTAGTTGAAATTAAATTAAATAGAAAAGTAGGTCTTGTAAACAAAAATGGAATAGAGATTATAAAACCTATATATGATGAAATCAGAGGAATTGGAGAAGGAGATATTGCTACAGTTACAGTGAATGGTCTATTTGGATTTGTTGATGTTAAAAACGGAAAAACATTGATAGAACCCCGATATAACTATGCAGGAGTTTTCAGCGAAGGATCAGCACCAGTTGTAGACGGAATTTCGTGGTTTTTTATAGACAAGTCAGGAAAAGTAGTTATAAAATTACCATATGACAGAACATTAATGGGCTTTGTTGATAGTTTTCATGAAGGTTTAGCTGCTTTTGGGATAGGATGGAATAATCCTAAGTGGGGGTTTTATTGA
- a CDS encoding WG repeat-containing protein, with translation MEYSYIDKSWNWIVEPNYDAASGFTSEFACISKITLKD, from the coding sequence ATAGAATATAGCTATATTGATAAAAGTTGGAACTGGATAGTTGAACCTAATTATGACGCAGCAAGTGGGTTTACAAGTGAATTTGCTTGTATTAGTAAAATAACCTTGAAGGACTAA